The following are from one region of the Lineus longissimus chromosome 19, tnLinLong1.2, whole genome shotgun sequence genome:
- the LOC135503191 gene encoding solute carrier family 25 member 32-like, which produces MAPSAVLAGPTQNKPVNSSIFHHVRWEHLAAGVSGGVISTLILHPLDLIKIRFQVNEGPSHAVTKRPQYRGFIHATKSIYHEGGIRGLYQGATPNIWGAGASWGLYFLFYNSIKNWMQDGDKEVNLGPGKHMLAAAQSGVMTLAVTNPIWVTKTRLCLQYEYAPSMKGQASRGEMNRYNGMFDCLFKIYKVEGMRGLYKGFVPGIFGVSHGALQFMAYEELKTIYSDYRGTSRTKKLSSLEYITFAALSKIFAVITTYPYQVVRSRLQDQHRSYTGIVDVIRQTWKFEHVKGFYKGLFPNLLRVTPACCITFVVYEKFTAFFSKS; this is translated from the exons ATGGCTCCAAGTGCAGTTCTAGCTGGACCTACTCAAAATAAGCCTGTGAATTCCTCCATTTTTCACCACGTCAGATGGGAACACCTCGCTGCTGGAGTGAGTGGAGGGGTCATCTCAACACTCATCTTGCATCCACTCGATCTCATCAAAATCAGATTTCAAG TGAATGAAGGACCCAGCCATGCAGTCACCAAGCGACCACAGTATCGAGGTTTCATCCATGCAACAAAGAGTATCTACCATGAAGGTGGTATCCGCGGATTATACCAGGGGGCGACACCGAATATCTGGGGGGCTGGTGCATCATGGGGACTATATTTCCTCTT CTACAATTCAATCAAAAATTGGATGCAGGATGGTGACAAGGAAGTCAACCTCGGTCCAGGGAAACACATGTTAGCAGCCGCCCAGTCGGGGGTCATGACGTTAGCTGTGACTAACCCGATCTGGGTGACCAAGACAAGGTTGTGTCTACAATACGAATATGCGCCGTCCATGAAGGGACAAGCATCCCGTGGCGAGATGAATCGCTACAATGGcatgtttgattgtttgttcAAGATTTATAAAGTGGAAGGAATGAGGGGCTTATACAAG GGGTTTGTTCCAGGCATATTTGGAGTTTCACATGGTGCTTTACAGTTCATGGCTTATGAGGAGCTGAAGACAATATACAGTGACTACCGTGGCACGTCAAGAACTAAAAAACTG AGTTCATTAGAGTACATCACGTTTGCCGCTTTGTCAAAGATTTTTGCTGTGATAACGACGTACCCATACCAAGTGGTTCGCTCAAGGCTACAAGATCAACATCGGAGTTATACTGGTATTGTGGACGTCATCCGACAAACATGGAA GTTCGAACATGTGAAGGGATTCTACAAAGGACTCTTTCCAAATCTTCTACGGGTGACACCAGCGTGCTGCATCACTTTTGTCGTTTATGAAAAATTCACAGCATTCTTCTCCAAAAGTTGA
- the LOC135503190 gene encoding V-type proton ATPase subunit H-like isoform X2, translating to MQDSSNWWTMEPNETLVSEPAMPGSTKASGTETPCLMEDSQENPKEKVRLDLFTITGYATTNDGVYVATSLLQQRANDIRQNRINWQSYLQGQMIIQEDFNFITTFDNSTPEIRRKLLKDNANQCAKTFLNLMAHISKDQTVQYILTMIDDMLQEDKSRVEIFKDYAKKSRDSVWGPFLNMLNRPDGFIVNQTSRIIAKIACWSKELMEGADLHYYLTWLKDQMRVPGNEYLQTVARCLQMMLRIDAYRYAFVEVDGISTLISVLAGKVGFQLQYQLTFCIWCLTFNHKLAEKLTEYNVIPILSDILSESAREKVTRIILATFRNMLENPTVPDIIQDYALAMVQCKVLKQLQLLESRKFDDPDIADDITFLHEFLQTSVQNLSSFDEYSTEIKSGRLEWSPVHKSERFWRENAGRLNEKNYELLKILIRLLESNRDPLILSVAAHDIGEYVRHYPRGKHVIEHLGGKQLVMKMLSHEDPNVRYEALLAVQKIMVHNWEYLSRTTGV from the exons ATGCAAGACAGTTCGAATTGGTGGACAATGGAGCCGAATGAGACATTAGTGAGTGAGCCAGCCATGCCAGGCTCCACCAAGGCAAGTGGCACGGAGACACCCTGCCTGATGGAAGACAGCCAGGAAAACCCAAAAGAGAAAGTGCGTCTTGACTTGTTCACCATCACAGGATACGCTACAACAAATGACG GAGTATATGTTGCTACGAGCCTGTTGCAGCAGCGAGCCAATGACATCCGACAGAACAGAATCAACTGGCAGTCATATCTTCA AGGTCAGATGATAATTCAAGAAGATTTCAACTTCATCACAACTTTTGACAACTCGACTCCAGAAATCCGGAGGAAATTGCTAAAGGATAATGCTAACCAG TGTGCCAAAACATTCCTGAACCTGATGGCTCACATCTCAAAGGATCAGACCGTACAATACATCCTGACCATGATTGATGATATGCTACAAGAGGACAAGTCCCGCGTGGAGATATTCAAAGATTATGCAAAGAAGAGTCGTGATTCTGTTTGGGGGCCGTTTCTGAACATGCTAAATCGACCAGATGGGTTCATTGTTAACCAG ACGAGTCGTATCATCGCTAAGATAGCGTGTTGGAGCAAGGAGCTGATGGAGGGTGCAGACCTGCATTATTACCTCACCTGGCTTAAGGATCAGATGCGTGTCCCG GGAAATGAGTATCTCCAGACAGTCGCCAGATGTCTTCAGATGATGCTCAGGATCGATGCGTACAGATACGCGTTTGTCGAGGTGGACGGAATCAGCAC TTTGATCTCGGTCCTGGCTGGGAAGGTCGGCTTCCAGCTCCAGTATCAGTTGACCTTCTGCATCTGGTGTTTGACCTTCAACCACAAGTTGGCTGAAAAACTAACCGA ATATAACGTCATCCCGATCTTGTCGGACATCTTGAGCGAGTCGGCACGGGAGAAAGTCACCAGGATCATTCTTGCCACGTTTAGG AACATGTTAGAGAATCCTACCGTTCCTGACATCATCCAAGACTACGCGCTTGCGATGGTCCAGTGCAAGGTGCTGAAACAGCTACAGCTCCTCGAGTCGAGGAAGTTTGATGATCCTGACATCGCAGATGATATCACATTCCTTCATGAGTTCTTGCAGACCAGTGTTCAAAATCTCAG TTCGTTTGATGAGTATTCGACCGAGATCAAGTCTGGCCGCCTGGAGTGGAGTCCTGTTCACAAGTCGGAGAGATTCTGGAGGGAAAATGCTGGTCGACTCAATGAGAAGAACTATGAATTACTAAA GATATTGATCCGACTCCTCGAGTCTAATCGTGATCCACTCATCCTGTCAGTGGCAGCGCATGATATAGGAGAATATGTGAGACATTATCCGAGAGGAAAACA CGTCATCGAGCATCTTGGAGGAAAACAACTAGTCATGAAAATGTTATCACACGAGGATCCAAACGTTCGCTATGAAGCGTTGCTTGCTGTGCAGAAAATCATGGTGCATAATTG GGAATATTTATCACGAACGACGGGGGTATAA
- the LOC135503190 gene encoding V-type proton ATPase subunit H-like isoform X1 has translation MQDSSNWWTMEPNETLVSEPAMPGSTKASGTETPCLMEDSQENPKEKVRLDLFTITGYATTNDGVYVATSLLQQRANDIRQNRINWQSYLQGQMIIQEDFNFITTFDNSTPEIRRKLLKDNANQCAKTFLNLMAHISKDQTVQYILTMIDDMLQEDKSRVEIFKDYAKKSRDSVWGPFLNMLNRPDGFIVNQTSRIIAKIACWSKELMEGADLHYYLTWLKDQMRVPGNEYLQTVARCLQMMLRIDAYRYAFVEVDGISTLISVLAGKVGFQLQYQLTFCIWCLTFNHKLAEKLTDKIESGSRRYNVIPILSDILSESAREKVTRIILATFRNMLENPTVPDIIQDYALAMVQCKVLKQLQLLESRKFDDPDIADDITFLHEFLQTSVQNLSSFDEYSTEIKSGRLEWSPVHKSERFWRENAGRLNEKNYELLKILIRLLESNRDPLILSVAAHDIGEYVRHYPRGKHVIEHLGGKQLVMKMLSHEDPNVRYEALLAVQKIMVHNWEYLSRTTGV, from the exons ATGCAAGACAGTTCGAATTGGTGGACAATGGAGCCGAATGAGACATTAGTGAGTGAGCCAGCCATGCCAGGCTCCACCAAGGCAAGTGGCACGGAGACACCCTGCCTGATGGAAGACAGCCAGGAAAACCCAAAAGAGAAAGTGCGTCTTGACTTGTTCACCATCACAGGATACGCTACAACAAATGACG GAGTATATGTTGCTACGAGCCTGTTGCAGCAGCGAGCCAATGACATCCGACAGAACAGAATCAACTGGCAGTCATATCTTCA AGGTCAGATGATAATTCAAGAAGATTTCAACTTCATCACAACTTTTGACAACTCGACTCCAGAAATCCGGAGGAAATTGCTAAAGGATAATGCTAACCAG TGTGCCAAAACATTCCTGAACCTGATGGCTCACATCTCAAAGGATCAGACCGTACAATACATCCTGACCATGATTGATGATATGCTACAAGAGGACAAGTCCCGCGTGGAGATATTCAAAGATTATGCAAAGAAGAGTCGTGATTCTGTTTGGGGGCCGTTTCTGAACATGCTAAATCGACCAGATGGGTTCATTGTTAACCAG ACGAGTCGTATCATCGCTAAGATAGCGTGTTGGAGCAAGGAGCTGATGGAGGGTGCAGACCTGCATTATTACCTCACCTGGCTTAAGGATCAGATGCGTGTCCCG GGAAATGAGTATCTCCAGACAGTCGCCAGATGTCTTCAGATGATGCTCAGGATCGATGCGTACAGATACGCGTTTGTCGAGGTGGACGGAATCAGCAC TTTGATCTCGGTCCTGGCTGGGAAGGTCGGCTTCCAGCTCCAGTATCAGTTGACCTTCTGCATCTGGTGTTTGACCTTCAACCACAAGTTGGCTGAAAAACTAACCGA CAAAATCGAATCTGGCAGTAGAAG ATATAACGTCATCCCGATCTTGTCGGACATCTTGAGCGAGTCGGCACGGGAGAAAGTCACCAGGATCATTCTTGCCACGTTTAGG AACATGTTAGAGAATCCTACCGTTCCTGACATCATCCAAGACTACGCGCTTGCGATGGTCCAGTGCAAGGTGCTGAAACAGCTACAGCTCCTCGAGTCGAGGAAGTTTGATGATCCTGACATCGCAGATGATATCACATTCCTTCATGAGTTCTTGCAGACCAGTGTTCAAAATCTCAG TTCGTTTGATGAGTATTCGACCGAGATCAAGTCTGGCCGCCTGGAGTGGAGTCCTGTTCACAAGTCGGAGAGATTCTGGAGGGAAAATGCTGGTCGACTCAATGAGAAGAACTATGAATTACTAAA GATATTGATCCGACTCCTCGAGTCTAATCGTGATCCACTCATCCTGTCAGTGGCAGCGCATGATATAGGAGAATATGTGAGACATTATCCGAGAGGAAAACA CGTCATCGAGCATCTTGGAGGAAAACAACTAGTCATGAAAATGTTATCACACGAGGATCCAAACGTTCGCTATGAAGCGTTGCTTGCTGTGCAGAAAATCATGGTGCATAATTG GGAATATTTATCACGAACGACGGGGGTATAA
- the LOC135503190 gene encoding V-type proton ATPase subunit H-like isoform X3 — protein MAANPRLDPRVEVVISSIDDIEKSGVYVATSLLQQRANDIRQNRINWQSYLQGQMIIQEDFNFITTFDNSTPEIRRKLLKDNANQCAKTFLNLMAHISKDQTVQYILTMIDDMLQEDKSRVEIFKDYAKKSRDSVWGPFLNMLNRPDGFIVNQTSRIIAKIACWSKELMEGADLHYYLTWLKDQMRVPGNEYLQTVARCLQMMLRIDAYRYAFVEVDGISTLISVLAGKVGFQLQYQLTFCIWCLTFNHKLAEKLTDKIESGSRRYNVIPILSDILSESAREKVTRIILATFRNMLENPTVPDIIQDYALAMVQCKVLKQLQLLESRKFDDPDIADDITFLHEFLQTSVQNLSSFDEYSTEIKSGRLEWSPVHKSERFWRENAGRLNEKNYELLKILIRLLESNRDPLILSVAAHDIGEYVRHYPRGKHVIEHLGGKQLVMKMLSHEDPNVRYEALLAVQKIMVHNWEYLSRTTGV, from the exons ATGGCAGCTAACCCGAGGCTAGATCCACGGGTTGAAGTGGTCATATCCAGCATCGATGATATTGAAAAATCTG GAGTATATGTTGCTACGAGCCTGTTGCAGCAGCGAGCCAATGACATCCGACAGAACAGAATCAACTGGCAGTCATATCTTCA AGGTCAGATGATAATTCAAGAAGATTTCAACTTCATCACAACTTTTGACAACTCGACTCCAGAAATCCGGAGGAAATTGCTAAAGGATAATGCTAACCAG TGTGCCAAAACATTCCTGAACCTGATGGCTCACATCTCAAAGGATCAGACCGTACAATACATCCTGACCATGATTGATGATATGCTACAAGAGGACAAGTCCCGCGTGGAGATATTCAAAGATTATGCAAAGAAGAGTCGTGATTCTGTTTGGGGGCCGTTTCTGAACATGCTAAATCGACCAGATGGGTTCATTGTTAACCAG ACGAGTCGTATCATCGCTAAGATAGCGTGTTGGAGCAAGGAGCTGATGGAGGGTGCAGACCTGCATTATTACCTCACCTGGCTTAAGGATCAGATGCGTGTCCCG GGAAATGAGTATCTCCAGACAGTCGCCAGATGTCTTCAGATGATGCTCAGGATCGATGCGTACAGATACGCGTTTGTCGAGGTGGACGGAATCAGCAC TTTGATCTCGGTCCTGGCTGGGAAGGTCGGCTTCCAGCTCCAGTATCAGTTGACCTTCTGCATCTGGTGTTTGACCTTCAACCACAAGTTGGCTGAAAAACTAACCGA CAAAATCGAATCTGGCAGTAGAAG ATATAACGTCATCCCGATCTTGTCGGACATCTTGAGCGAGTCGGCACGGGAGAAAGTCACCAGGATCATTCTTGCCACGTTTAGG AACATGTTAGAGAATCCTACCGTTCCTGACATCATCCAAGACTACGCGCTTGCGATGGTCCAGTGCAAGGTGCTGAAACAGCTACAGCTCCTCGAGTCGAGGAAGTTTGATGATCCTGACATCGCAGATGATATCACATTCCTTCATGAGTTCTTGCAGACCAGTGTTCAAAATCTCAG TTCGTTTGATGAGTATTCGACCGAGATCAAGTCTGGCCGCCTGGAGTGGAGTCCTGTTCACAAGTCGGAGAGATTCTGGAGGGAAAATGCTGGTCGACTCAATGAGAAGAACTATGAATTACTAAA GATATTGATCCGACTCCTCGAGTCTAATCGTGATCCACTCATCCTGTCAGTGGCAGCGCATGATATAGGAGAATATGTGAGACATTATCCGAGAGGAAAACA CGTCATCGAGCATCTTGGAGGAAAACAACTAGTCATGAAAATGTTATCACACGAGGATCCAAACGTTCGCTATGAAGCGTTGCTTGCTGTGCAGAAAATCATGGTGCATAATTG GGAATATTTATCACGAACGACGGGGGTATAA